Genomic segment of Malus domestica chromosome 15, GDT2T_hap1:
ACGTTGTTACAGTACAACAACTAACATAATCACAAAACGACGTCGCTGCTAGGGTAGAGAGGCAGTCTACAGGTTGCAAAGGGGGTCTCAGCGTTTCTTATTACAAATACATACACACTCACTCGGGACTCCCAAATATGATTACACTGCTACAGTAGGAGTGTGCTACGAGATTATCTCTATCTTCCGAAGATGGATTTGAACCACCAGATGCCCTTGGTGTCTTTGGGGCCTTCTTCTCCCTCCGGCGGACTCTCGCTCTGCCGCGTCTTGTGGAGTTTGCTCACGTCGTAGCCCTCGTCCGCCGCCCTTTGGACCAGCTGGTTGTATATTTCTTCATCCAGATGAGGCCGCCTGCTCAATATCTGCATCCAATTCCCCACCCCCCCACCAATAACAACAATCAAATTTTTATATACGGATTTACACAAAGGCACAACAAAATCAAACAGGCGTCATATGCTCAAATAGAACCGATCACaaacttttaaataaaaaataaaacccaagaAACTACGATGACAACATGAGGGacttttgttttgattaaaAGTTTGTAATCTGTTCTATCTGTGCGTATTTTTTTCAACCGACAATACTAATTCTCactaaaaatcaacaaaatcaaaaataaattaataaaatatactGAATTTTAACGGTAAATTAAACGTATACGTACCCAAAGGGAATTCCTGCTAGGCTGGCCAATCAAAGCGTACTGATAATCCTCGTCAATGAACAAAACCCAGTAATCCCCCGTGACAGGAATGATCGGCAGAAATGGCGGAACATAAAACCTCACCTTCAGTTTCGCCTCGTCGCTATTCGGGTCCGCCTTGTAGGCGGTGCCCTCGATGAACCCCCTCTTCCCGTCGGTCCAAGTCTCGTTCAGCACATTCACGGTGCCGTCGTCTTTCAGAGTGTAGGTGGCACGCGTGTTCTCGCCGTTCTTGGGCTGAAACCGCGACGGAACGGAGGCAATCTCGTACCACCGCCCCATGTAGCGCTGCAGATCCAGGCCCTTCACGACTTCCATCGCCTTCTTCGTCGCCATTGTTGCAGATGAAGTGTTTGTGTTCTGGTTTTTGAGAGAGCGAGTGAGGAATTGGTGCGGGAATTTgcgaattttcaatttttcggtGGGGGTTTTGTAACAGGATAAGGTGTGTTGAGGTGGCGGAGTTTAAATGGGATTTTGCTTGTCGGCAAAAGGTGTATTGGAAGGAGGGGGACGTGGTGCTTTATTAGCCTTACACGTGGAGTGTGAATGGTTGAACTTGATGCACACATACGACAAGATTCCAGAATCCATGTTTTTGTACACTTGCATTTGTTTCTGGAAGTATTCAGAATTCGAGAAGTTGCTCTCGCGTAATGTCGATCTCCCATTTGCTATAAGAGAAAGTTGAAAGATATGGATAGAATCATCTCCGAATTTCTTTaatcaaattcattcaattcttaaatttggatttttgaaatttgattttcaaAAGTTCGAATTTAGAGATTATGTAGATTGGTGGAGGGGAGGATCCCTTTCCGAAAGATATAAatgtttgttatttttgttgttttttctttaattttaaaagagaAACGAATTCTTATTGTGTCTTTTTTAATTACATTGATATGTCATTTTTAACTTTACTATCAATAAGATTAATTTATACAATGAAGAGGATCaaattttggagaaattttttattgtgtctCGAACACGGGCGGTATGGTACTTTCCGAAGCTATTTGATCAAGTGCTTAGCTTAGGGGTTCTTTTTTACAACTATTTCCCAATCTTCAATTGCCGTCATGGCATTCATTGATTCAACAAATTTAGATATTTAAGTAGAAAAAATTAACTTACTTTGTTAAGTTACCGTGTTATTGTATAAGCGgtggaaattttatttatttttttctgcaaAATATCTCCAAACCTTATGGCGTAAGAAAAGCAACTTGGGATGGTagtttgaaacttgaaagagAAGCAAACTTGATGAGAAGCACTAGGCATGTCACTCTCATTGCCTTGTGAAATCAAGGGGTCCACCTAAGGTCTAAATGTCTCAAATTTCGATCACACACAGCTTTAAGTATGATAAGATCAATCCCACATATGGATGAGCCCAACTGATAAGATCAATCCCACAATTATGATATTTCTTATAACTTATGACaccataaatatataaattaacaagctaaattagaaaagaaatcaatgtttttaatttattgtttatttaaaaacacaaacatataatttttcagtttatttatttatgtaagtaGTTATAGTATTTGTTCCTAGACGAGTTAAATTGTGCAAGTGGTGACTTCTAATTGAGTTAAGTCAGTTTGTCAAAATAAATGATCAATTACACTAACAATCTTAGacgtttttcaatttttttcacaaaatccCCTCCAGTTTTCATTAAAGGGGTAAATTCTTAAACATGAGGAAGTTTTTGTGAAAAATCGAAAAATCTAAGGAGTTGTTAGTTTAATTAACTGTCATAAAATATGTCCTCGCTTATATGCATTCAAATTTAAATGTCATGTATACAACTCTATAATTCAATTGGTTAAATAGGTGAGTTTGATTCCTCCATAACCAATACCGCTATAAGAAAAATGTTCGAAAATCCATCCTCAgagattaaaaataatttaaattatcCCAttgtcaaagaaaagaaaatcaatgtTGGGCTTTATGGCCCACTTCTTATCTGATTTGCTGTTATGTCAACGGGCCTCTTTAAGCACATATTTATTGGACTGAAATATCTTCTTTAAACAAGCTCGCGAAAACAACAGTCCGTCACAAGATTATAAAGAGTAGgatctcttctctttttttttcatttttcattctctcccctcctatttAAACGGTCACAATTAAGTCTtaatatcttatattaattttttttatagaaaggaaaagacaaaaTATAGAATGTGAGAAGAGGGGATGGAAGGAGATGGAAAGAGGAAGGAGAGAATCCTAGTCCGATTTTAAAAGCTTACAGCAGGCCCGCTCGAACACAGACATAAACTCGCACGCCCAATTTAGAATGAACAGGCACATAATATGAATTAGGTAAACAAACCGATTGTATTTGCGGCTACAATTCAATCACTAAGATCTGATGGTaaagattttaatttatactatgCTTCGGTGCATACTAGAAAAACCGTTATGCCAGCTATATCACTAAATCAATAATGAATTTAAATTCCCCTTTAGCGAGAACCGAACCTAAACCTCTAACGCAAAAATGAATAACACTAAATCTTAATACTAAGTAACTGTTAATAATTGCTTTTGAGTTGGGGAAAAAAACACCGAGAGAGGAGAGATCTTGTTTACCAAAACCACTAGAAAATTTCTGGCTGTTTCCCATAAATGTGGATGTGGAGTGGAGCCGCTGAGACTTGTTCCAAGGCAGTTTGACTCTCCCCTAATCAAGATTCAAAACAACCAGTCTCTCATAGATTCCCAATTAGATCTCACTTTCCCCAAATTACACTTCCCACACTAATACTCCCATacctagagagagaaacaagagagacagagagagagagagatgtcaaGGCGATCTGCTACCTGTTTGAGGTGCTGTTTGGTGGTGTTTGCGGTGGTTTCTGCATTGGGGGTTTGCGGGCCGGCCTTGTATTGGCGGTTCAAGAAGACCGTAAAGTTGGGGGGTTCTAAAATCTCTTGCCCTTCTTGCAACTGCGATTGCCCTCCTCCTTTGTCTCTCCTCAAGATTGCTCCTggtacctctctctctctctctctatctctctctctttctctcaaatGTGGGTTTATTTTGTTGTTTCGAATCTGATTTGGGATATTTCGTTTCTGGGTTCTTTTGAAAGTACGGATTTTTATTGATTGGAGTTAAATTAATGCGTACCCATGGCAtcagtttggtgttttgatctTTGTTTTTGCTACTTTTGGATTTGTAGCTGCTGTTGTATTGGATTATGTGTGAGAAATGGAACCCAATTCCGATTTAGATTACTTTTCCTCTTATTCCATCTGATTTTAAGCTGAACAGAGTGAAATTGGAATTTCCTTTTTGATAGATTTGTGGCTTTGAATccagttcatggttttgaattataATTTGTTTCGAGTAAAGTTGAGATCTTTGCTGCTCTAGTTTTTACTTGCTCTATATACATTGTGCAAAGTATGGTTCTTGAAATGTAAATACAGCACCTACCTGCATATCATATATCAACTGTTTAAAGTACCGAGGGCAGTATGTAGTCTTTCTGATCTGAGTTCATGGATCCGTGATGTGCTCCTTTTTTGGCAACATAATCTTGCTTGCTCTAGTTCTGCATGTTGTGATTTTAATCCATGGGTGCCTGGAAATCTCGTTTGATCATACAATTACTGTCGAATATTCTTAGTGTGCCCAGTTACTCGAAATGGGTCGAACTGGGGGAAGAGGGAGAGTGGTTGTTTGAACTTATCTTGTCGTAAGTGGGTTGTTCACATATTTGATGAGTTGTTTAACCACCTGTAGAAGAACTAGAGCTACAACGATATAGTGCTTTAAATTTAGATTGAGCACTTGTCATGGCATTTTTATTCAGTCTTCCGTATCTTCTTTCAAACTATTGTATTCTGGGAGTTCATTTCCATCTGTATAATAACATGCTCCTTTTTTGTTGTTCGTTATTCCGTTGCAGGATTGGCCAATCTCTCAGTCACAGGTTAGAATGCCTCCTACCATTCCATTCAACGTCTTGGTTTATTCCTTTTTCTGCATTCCAGGTATTTCTTGTGATCTATATGTACAAGTACATGAATGTGATGAATATTATGTTGATCAGATTGCGGAAGTAATGACCCAGATCTGAAGCGGGAGATGGAGAAGCAATTTGTGGACCTTTTAACAGAGGAATTGAAGCTGCAAGAGGCTGTTGCTGCAGAGCACACCCGACACATGAACATCACATGTGCTGAAGCAAAGAGGGTGGCTTCTCAGTACCAGAAAGAAGCAGAAAAGTGCAATGCTGCAACAGAAACTTGCGAGGAGGCGAGAGAGCGCGCTGAGGCATTGCTCATCAAGGAGAGAAAGGTGACTTTCTTGTGGGAAAGACGAGCCCGTCAAATGGGTTGGGCAGGAGAATAGCTTGTAAAATTCGATTGCAAGTTCTCGTTCGGCTCAACTAGCGATTCTTCTTTCTCCGCAGTATTTATACACACAACCACGCAAATTGCATCGGTTGTTTCTTCCCCTGTTACAGCATAATTGCTATCTTTCTCTTCCACTAGTTGTACTTGATTGCCCTCAAACGTCATATAGTTACCAGATTTTACCGTTTGAACAAAATGTTATGATCCCTAGCCAACTCTACTTATATGAAGTAATTCATACCACAGTAAAATTATGATTAGTATATATTATACAGGGAGCGGATTCGTGGCTCTCTATTTTTACACAACTTTTGACACGAGTATTTGTGAGTCCACTTCGTAATGTATTCTAACGATCCGAACTGTTTATTTTTTAGGTATTTCCTCAAAGATCAACTGAATTTCCTGTTGTTTATTGCTTGCATATGTTAGCATCACGTGTTATGATTAATAAAGACACCCAAGTcatgaaattaataatttaatcgtTGATCGAACAAAGTCTTCGGGGTGAAGAAATTTTGGAATGAAAAATGCATTCCAAGAACATGGGTTTCGCAGCTATTACCAAGCCACAttattacaattacaattacaattacaattacattATTACGAAATTTAAACGAGGCACGAATATAATTACAATTACAAACTTACAAAAATGGTCATTTCTGTCGGCGCATGAGATGCCCATTGACTTCCTTaccataattattattaatatttaccAAATCCAAAAGTTGCACCTAAAAACGCGTTCGGATTTTCAAGATTTATGCACTCACAagcagaggagagagagagagagaccatgGAACCCAGCTCTGCGCCGGTGAAATATTATAACATGCAAAACCCAATAATAATATACTCTGTTTCGGATCaggataaaatataaaaaaaatccagaAAAATCGATATAGATCCACCAAGTACTCAACAAACAGATCTTTCCAATCAATACCCAGATCCCAAAAGAACGCAAAAATCGTCACGAAAACGACCTTTTTTGTCTTCTGGGGTCTCAAAAGTTGGAAACTTTGCGGTTCCCCTCTTTGTTTTGTATTCTTCTGTTCTGTGAAGTTTCTAAGTTTGGGAAGTGTTTTAGCGGCGGAGATTTTTGGATAAGTTTCTGAAAATGGAAAGTTCGGGGAGTACGAGGGTGGAGAAGAGAGGGCATGAATTGGATGCCGATGCAGATGATCATCCTCCCGAGCCGAAGAAGCAGAGATTGCCCGCTTTGGCAAggtttttattctttctttcttttttcactGGATTTTAtgccttattttttattttgttaacaGGTGCTAATTTGATTGCCTAAAGGGTTTAATCTTCTGGattaatgttgtttttttttattaatccgATTCGATTAATTGGATTGAACTTAGCGAATATGTTGAAAGTTGAAACTTGTATCTGTGCTtgcttgtaagtaagaggtctaaGATTCACGACCAGTGCGATGTGACTTGGCTCAAATCCCGACTTCCAATATAATTGTACCAAATACTGTGAAAGCACATTTTTTTACGGATGCAGTCATAAGTTATAAGCTGATGAATGTGCTTTTGTGCTATTGAAACTGATACTCTGTTCACCGACTAGCTATTGGTCTAGCGGTATTTCCTGCCAGAATTTTGGAAGATGTCTCGAGTTTGAATCCCCTTTCCCACTGATAAAAAGAGAAGGCAGTACTCTGTTACGGCAGTTGTTTCAAACTTCAAGCTTTCGTGTTAAGTTTAACATTACAACAACTTTGATTGAAAGTTGCAAATTCATATCCTTGTATTGAATTATCAAGTGATTTTTGTGCTTCTGAGGCTGAAAGTTCACTGGGATTTCGTCCAAATTGCAGAAGGATTCgatatctttttgttttttgttttttcgaaGTCTGTTGTTTATACAATTGAATGTTATATGCAGTGTAATTGTGGAATCTTTGAAGGTAGATAGCTTGCAAAGACTTTGCTCATCGTTGGAGCCTCTTCTCCGCCGAATTGTGAGTCAGATTGTTACTCTTTGCATCTTAGAATTTGACCCCAAATGTTGAAACGAACTGGATTTCTTCGCTTTCCTACCTTTCCGAAACAGTGAATTATAgcattttatgtttattttccTTCCTGTAAAATATTACTATATAGTATTGGTTTCTTAGTATCCTGACATGGATAATGCAGAAAAACTTCTGTGCTGCACAGTATTTCCCGGGCTGCATTTTGCACAAAAAATTGCCTTCAGTTACGCGTAAAAACATGTATTCTCATTCTTTTGATCATTCTAAACTTTCTTTGAGTAACAGGTTAGTGAAGAAGTCGAGCGCGCTTTGACAAAGTTAGACATTGCTGAACTGGCTGGAAGGTTTGTTCCAACCATAGTATTTAGATGTCTCTTTGTTCCATTCAAGTCATTGACTATGCTTTCTTATTCGTATTTTCATCAGTTATCGTGTTTTTGTCTTTATTTCCTTCTATCTGTGTATTTGATTGAGGGTTGGGGTGGGAAGACCGTATCAGTAAATTTATCGTTTGCAGTTTCGGAAATACTGCAGGTCTCCACCGCCGAGAATACAGGGTCCAGAAGGAAGAACCCTGCAACTACAGTTCAAAACAAGAATGCCACCTCATCTATTCACAGGTGCAAAGGTTGAAGGAGAGCAAGGAGCAGCAATTCATGTTGTTTTGGTCGATCTCAGCACAGGCAGTGTTATGCAAACAGGACCCGAATCCGCTGCAAAACTGAATGTTGTAGTGCTGGAAGGTGACTTCAATGAGGAAGCTGAGGATAATTGGACAAAAGAACACTTTGAGAACCACGAAGTAAAGGAACGTGAGGGGAAAAGGCCGCTTCTGACAGGGGATCTTCAGGTTGTTCTCAAGGAAGGGGTAGGTACTCTAGGAGATCTTACCTTCACCGACAATTCTAGCTGGACGAGGAGCAGGAAATTCAGGCTCGGTGTTAAGCTTTTCCCTGGATATTGTGAGGAAATTCGTATTTGTGAGGCTAAAACGGATGCCTTTTCTGTTAAAGATCACAGGGGAGAATGTGAGTTGTCTGAAGCTTGCTATTTTACCCTTTACTTTATATGCACCACACTTCAGCCTTGAAaaaaattttgatataaaaaggTCACTTCACCCTCGATTTCTCTTTTCGACAAAATACCTGCAAAGCTTATCTAAACCAAGTTTCTGTTTCTGTAATTTGAAGTGTACAAGAAACACTACCCACCGGCTTTGCACGACGAAGTTTGGAGATTGGATAGAATAGCAAAGGATGGAGCTCTGCACAAAAAATTGACAAAGGCTGAGATCATAACAGTTGAAGACTTCCTTCGCCTTCTTGTCAAGGACCCGCAGAAACTAAGAAATGTAAGTATCCTATGCATTTGTTTCTGAACaccattttctctttctttttcggGTACTCTATTTCTGTATATGGGAATATAGATGCTTGGGAGCGGGATGTCCAACAGGATGTGGGACAACACAGTGGATCATGCCAAAACCTGTGTCTTGGGTGGAAAGCTCTATGTTTATTACACTGATCAGACTCACGGCACGGGCATTGTTTTCAACCACATTTACGAGCTTAGGGGACTTATCGCTGAAGGGCAGTTTCTTGCCTTGGAGTCACTCACCCACACTCAAAAGGTTGGATG
This window contains:
- the LOC103431387 gene encoding temperature-induced lipocalin-1-like; this translates as MATKKAMEVVKGLDLQRYMGRWYEIASVPSRFQPKNGENTRATYTLKDDGTVNVLNETWTDGKRGFIEGTAYKADPNSDEAKLKVRFYVPPFLPIIPVTGDYWVLFIDEDYQYALIGQPSRNSLWILSRRPHLDEEIYNQLVQRAADEGYDVSKLHKTRQSESPPEGEEGPKDTKGIWWFKSIFGR
- the LOC103415557 gene encoding uncharacterized protein, with the translated sequence MSRRSATCLRCCLVVFAVVSALGVCGPALYWRFKKTVKLGGSKISCPSCNCDCPPPLSLLKIAPGLANLSVTDCGSNDPDLKREMEKQFVDLLTEELKLQEAVAAEHTRHMNITCAEAKRVASQYQKEAEKCNAATETCEEARERAEALLIKERKVTFLWERRARQMGWAGE
- the LOC103400014 gene encoding calmodulin-binding protein 60 E-like codes for the protein MESSGSTRVEKRGHELDADADDHPPEPKKQRLPALASVIVESLKVDSLQRLCSSLEPLLRRIVSEEVERALTKLDIAELAGRSPPPRIQGPEGRTLQLQFKTRMPPHLFTGAKVEGEQGAAIHVVLVDLSTGSVMQTGPESAAKLNVVVLEGDFNEEAEDNWTKEHFENHEVKEREGKRPLLTGDLQVVLKEGVGTLGDLTFTDNSSWTRSRKFRLGVKLFPGYCEEIRICEAKTDAFSVKDHRGELYKKHYPPALHDEVWRLDRIAKDGALHKKLTKAEIITVEDFLRLLVKDPQKLRNMLGSGMSNRMWDNTVDHAKTCVLGGKLYVYYTDQTHGTGIVFNHIYELRGLIAEGQFLALESLTHTQKVSVDSLVKRAYDNWHQVVEYDGKVLHALAGNKQVARASPAPVAAHNNYAAMDHHSASTQNRQQQYTPQFSQHFQPENSHPSVPQFIEFPFVSSDQTALIKFNNPEPAALPSSMGYMPVVGGSHFSGDWTRPNYGNGLDDFVADEIRIRSSEMLESDDMQRLLKTFSMGVGVGAGGAGFGASDESCYNYGVQYEPQPFRKEHAKSSGKAVVGWLKLKAALRWGIFIRKRAAERRAQLTELD